One Lactobacillus sp. ESL0785 DNA window includes the following coding sequences:
- a CDS encoding SAP domain-containing protein has protein sequence MKQLTLNEFKQKYFYKTELQDLCRQYGLPTSGTKAELNSYLQAFLSGTPKEQIKPARKKKQVQQLAASEITLRTPIVDSGFSFNAASRQFFAQYFHVEHFSFKKEMAIIKRAAETRHDTDMTVADLIAQYQELTSAKQRKQIIDQTVEEHTYQWNNFVRAFCQDPVSQQFNNKLKVAAILWHHVKNSTKPKEFTFDLVNTYAAEINQFNKNK, from the coding sequence ATGAAACAACTTACCCTGAACGAATTTAAGCAAAAATATTTTTATAAAACTGAACTTCAAGACTTATGCAGACAATATGGCCTGCCAACTTCTGGAACCAAGGCCGAACTTAATTCTTACCTGCAGGCTTTTTTATCTGGCACGCCTAAGGAGCAGATCAAGCCAGCAAGAAAAAAGAAGCAGGTGCAGCAATTAGCAGCAAGCGAGATTACATTGAGAACGCCAATTGTTGATTCCGGCTTTTCCTTTAACGCTGCCAGTCGGCAATTTTTCGCACAATACTTTCATGTTGAACATTTTTCCTTTAAAAAAGAAATGGCAATTATTAAACGTGCAGCCGAGACTCGCCACGACACAGACATGACCGTTGCTGACTTAATTGCTCAATATCAAGAACTAACTTCAGCTAAACAGCGCAAACAAATTATTGACCAAACTGTTGAAGAACATACTTATCAATGGAACAACTTTGTCCGTGCTTTCTGTCAAGATCCAGTTAGTCAACAGTTCAATAATAAGCTAAAAGTTGCGGCTATCTTATGGCACCATGTCAAAAATTCAACTAAACCGAAAGAATTTACGTTTGACTTAGTTAATACTTATGCCGCAGAGATTAATCAGTTCAATAAAAATAAATAG
- a CDS encoding serine hydrolase, with protein sequence MKTQEIDNYAEKIRANFRLPSLGLGIYYKGETYSHVYGDAEQDTLYPLASISKTFLATAICKLADEGKIDLDQPLKKYWSGFKMVDPYVTEHLTWRDALSHQSGLPAHDWMRITNCNKQDLTLAQKVAAVSHLEPNHELRVKMQYSNLIFAVATYVMEQVINQDYGSYIHENLLKPLQLSSTYINHHECDRDQIAKPYLLDHGKLREVPLIAPGKVGGASSMLASISDLLEWAKFQLKTAQTGSGITMQRYQPQSIMPVDRAYGGASFSNYGLGMMMEDYHGYKYLFHSGSYVGYCSFLGFIPELDLAFVSTMNLDSTDAIFALAYQTIDTFAGLKQHDWIKTSSDFMTQRLATKQRKFSEAEGDNPQPVKAKPELLGDYRNPGYGIVTISEQDNQLLATIGHWPFPIIENERGQKFIEIKIYDTLLPLKFTTAGLEIMTEPALGKPTIFKK encoded by the coding sequence ATGAAAACCCAAGAAATTGATAATTATGCTGAAAAAATTCGGGCAAACTTTAGACTGCCGAGTTTAGGATTAGGAATCTATTACAAAGGTGAAACTTACAGTCATGTGTATGGTGATGCTGAGCAAGATACACTGTACCCACTGGCTTCGATTTCAAAAACTTTTTTAGCAACAGCAATTTGTAAGTTGGCTGATGAAGGTAAGATTGATTTGGATCAACCATTGAAAAAGTACTGGTCTGGCTTTAAGATGGTTGATCCTTATGTAACGGAGCATTTAACGTGGCGGGATGCATTGAGTCACCAGAGTGGGTTACCAGCTCATGATTGGATGCGGATTACTAATTGCAATAAGCAAGACTTAACTTTGGCACAAAAAGTTGCCGCTGTGAGTCATCTTGAGCCTAATCACGAGCTGCGAGTTAAGATGCAATATAGTAACTTGATTTTTGCAGTTGCTACTTATGTGATGGAACAAGTGATTAATCAGGATTATGGTTCTTATATTCATGAAAATTTACTCAAGCCGTTACAATTAAGCAGTACATATATTAATCATCATGAATGTGATCGGGATCAAATTGCCAAGCCCTATCTGCTAGATCATGGTAAGCTACGAGAAGTACCTTTGATTGCTCCGGGAAAAGTCGGTGGTGCTAGTAGCATGCTTGCCAGTATTTCGGATTTGCTCGAATGGGCTAAGTTTCAGCTAAAAACGGCTCAAACTGGCAGTGGCATTACGATGCAGCGGTATCAACCGCAATCAATTATGCCGGTTGATCGCGCTTATGGTGGAGCATCCTTCTCAAATTATGGTTTGGGGATGATGATGGAAGATTACCATGGTTACAAGTATCTCTTCCATAGTGGTTCATATGTCGGCTATTGTTCTTTCTTGGGCTTTATTCCTGAGCTTGATTTAGCTTTTGTTTCCACGATGAACTTGGATTCAACGGATGCGATTTTTGCTTTGGCATACCAAACGATTGATACCTTTGCTGGTCTTAAGCAACATGACTGGATTAAGACTTCATCGGACTTTATGACGCAAAGATTAGCAACTAAGCAACGCAAGTTCAGTGAAGCAGAAGGTGATAATCCGCAACCTGTTAAGGCTAAACCGGAGCTATTGGGTGATTACCGCAATCCAGGTTACGGGATTGTTACAATTAGTGAGCAAGATAATCAATTATTGGCAACAATTGGTCATTGGCCGTTTCCAATTATTGAAAATGAACGCGGGCAAAAATTTATTGAAATAAAAATCTATGATACATTGCTGCCGCTGAAATTTACAACTGCAGGGCTAGAAATAATGACTGAACCAGCGCTAGGTAAGCCAACAATCTTTAAAAAATAG